The following nucleotide sequence is from Synechococcus sp. CBW1004.
AGAAACTCATCGCTCTCCAGGCGGGCAAGAAACGCTTCAGGTGAGAGATCACGGCGCAGAATCCGGCTCACCGCCACCAGCAGACGGTCACCGGCCTTCGGTCCGAAGCTGTCATTGAAGGCCTGGAACTGGTCGAGATCCAGGTTGAACACCCCGAGTCACGCAGCTGAGGTCGGCGCCTCCAGCCCCTGCTGTGGGCCCTCCTGCAGAACCTCCTGCAGATACCGCAGAGCCGCCTGGCGGTTGGGCAGCTTGGTGAGCGGATCGATGTAGGCCGCCCGCTCCAGCTTCCGCTCGTACTCGATCAGCTGCGTGATGTCCTGCACCGTGCCGATCGAACGCAGCGGCGCACCGCTTGCATCGAAGCTGGTGGTGCCGCGCTCCTGCACCACCTTCTCGCGGCCGTCAGCCAGAAGCAGCCGATGCTTCACCTGATACGGCTGACGCGTCTGCAGAGACATGTGGTAGGCCCGATCCACCATCTCCCGGTCCTCCGGATGCACCGCGGCCAGGAAGCGCTCATAGCTGGGGATGAACGCGCCGGGGGTGGCTTCGAAGATCCGGAAGGTCCCCGCCGACCAGACGAGCTCACCGGTCGCGTGGATCAACTCCCAGCTCCCCACCCGGGTGAGCTGCTCGGCGTCGAGCAGCAGCTCATGCAGCCGTTCGGCCCGGCGCAGCGACTGCAGCAGTTCGGAGCGATCGCGATGCACCGCCAGCACCAGCCGGCGGCCGCGGTGGTGAAGCACCCGGTACTCCACCAGCACCTCGATCGCCCGGCCATCCCGTCTGCGATGGCGGGTGTGGAACGATCCGCTCGGCTGACGCCTCATCTGCTCGAGATGGGCCGCGATCCAGGTCTCGTCATGCTCCGGATCCGCCTGCAGACCGACCGGACCAAGCGCCAGATACTCCTCGCGGCTGTAGCCCAGCCGCTGATGGGCCGCGAGGCTGCAATCCAGAAAGGTGCGTCCCTGATCGAGATCGCTCAGGGCAAAGGCCTCCTGGTTGAGGCTCAGGGCTTCGCGCAGGAGGCGCAACTGCTCGTGGTCGCTGAGGCGATCGCCGGGCAGGGTCTCATCGGCCGCCACTTCACCCCGATCAGGAGCAGGCCCACAAAACAGATCGAACAAGACGGCGCCGGCCTCGAGGCAACCCGTCCAACCTAGGAAGGCTGGTGGAAACACGATCCAGGCCTGAGGGAGGCGCCGAGTCCTGGCCGGGGCTCATCGCAGCAGGCGGTAGGCGGCATCGAGCCGCCGGAAGGCTTCGGCATCGCCGCCGAGGTCGGGGTGGTGGGCCTTGGCCAGGCGCCGGTAGGCGCGTTTGATCGCCGCCGCCGTCGCGCCGGCTTCCAGACCGAGCAGGGCCAGGGCCTCGGCACGCGGATCCGCTGAGGCGGCACGGCGGCTGCCTGGAGGATGGGTCCCGGTGCGCTGCTGGCCCTGGTGATGGCCACCACCGTCGTGCGGTGCCCGCTGACCATCGCCGGGCTGCGCCCGTTGACCGGCCCCATGGGGCGGCCGCTGACCGTCACCCTGCTGGCGGGCACCCTGCTGACGTGTGCCCTGCTGGCGGGCGCCGCCGCCGCTGCTGCCACCGGCCCGGCGCCCGGTCGCGTCACTCTGATGCGAACCAGCTCCTTCGGAGCGGCGATCGCCGGATTGCCCCCGAGGCTCCGGCCCCTCGCCACCGCTGGCGGTGCGCGTTCCCCCCTGCCGCGCTCCGGTGCCGGCCCTCTGCTCCAGCTGCTGCACCCGCCGCAACAGCTCGTCCACCACCCGCAGCGGCTCCTCGCTCAACCATTCCGGGGCTCTTGGGCCGTAGAGAGCAAAGGCCGCCCGCACCGCCCAGCGGCCGCGGCTGTGGGGGCCGCGCAAGGCCTCGAACAGTTCATGGCCCAGGCCGGGACAGCGGCGGTCCAGCTCCTGCTCGAGGCTGAGAGCGGGGTTCCACCAGTGGCGCCGCAGCTCCTCCTCCAGACCCCGCAGACCCCCGGGCGGCCCGATGCGCAGCGCCTGCCAGCGGGGATGGCGGGCCAGGGAGCGCCCCCAGCGTTCCACCAGGTCGGGACTGAGGCCATGGGAGGAACCGACGGTGACGCGGCTGCGCGGCGGCTCCGACGACGACCAGGACGGCCGCGAGGCCCGCGAGCGGGCCGAGGACGACCAGGCCCCGCCGGCCTCAGCCGAGGCGGCAGGGTCCTCCCGGGGCGGAGCCCCCATCGGCTCCCAGGGGCCGGATGGATCCGGTGCCCCCTGCAGAAAGGCCTCCAGCTGCAGACGCAGGGAGCGCACCTCCCGGCGCAGCGCCTCGTTCTCCGCCAGCAGCGCCTCGACGTTGGTGGTCAGCGGCCGGGAACCGGAGGAGGGTCGCCAGCGGCGAGGATCGAAGCCCATCGGGGCCGCAGCAGCCGCACCGCGGCCATTGTGCCGGAGTCCCCTCAGGCCGCCCCGCGGCCGGGTTCGCCCAGGGCCTCGGCCACCGCCCGCTGAAACACCCCCTCCTCCGGGGTGACACCGGTCCACTGCTCGAAGATCTGCATCGCCAGCTGCACCAGCATCTCCACCCCGTCGACGATCGGGCAGCCCCGCTCGCGGGCCGTCGCCAGGAAGGGTGTGATCCGCGGATTGGTGATCACATCCACCACCACACAGCCGGGATCGACCGTGTTCCACAGCATGGGCACCGGCTCCAGCTCGGGGGCGCAGCCCAGGTGGGTGGCGTTCATCAGCAGGGTGGTGCCCGCCGGAACCGCCACCTCCCCCTGCCAGGGGAGCCATTCCGCCGGCACTCCGGAGGCGCGCGTCACGGTCTCGGCCACCTCGCGGCCCTGTTCCTCGCGGCGGGTGATCAGAGTGAGATGGGACGCCCCGGCCCAGGCGAGCTCCACCGCCATGGCCCGGCCGGCGCCGCCGGCCCCGAGCATCACCACCCGCTGGCCCTGGAGCGGTGCCACCTTCGCGATCGCCTTCACCACCCCCTTGCCGTCGTTGTTGTGGCCGATCAGGCGGCCGTCCTCGATCGTCATGTAGTTGGCGGCGCCGATCGCACGCACGTCGTCATCGACGGCATCGAGCAGCGGGATCACGGCCACTTTCCAGGGCACCGTGATCGCCATGCCCTTGTATCCCAGCGGCCGCAGCGCCTGCACCGCCAGGGCCAGGTCCTGCTCACTGGCGATGTCGTTCTTCCAGAACTGCCAGGGCAGGCCGTGGTGGGCGTAGACCGCATCGAACATCCGGTCGATCGGGTTCTCGGCGACCGGATGGCCGAGCATGCCGGTCATCTGCTTCTGTGGAGGAATCAAGGGAGTCGGGCGGCTTGCCCCAGGCTGGCGGGAGGGACCGCCCCTGCCATCCCCGCAACCACGATCCATTGACGATCCGGTGTGGTTCGTCAGGCAGGCCCTGCGGGGTCGCGCGCCTTGGTCAGTCCCAGGGCCACCACCAGCGGCGCTGCTTCGGCCTGGCGTGGTGGCCGTCGCAGAGCGGATAGGCGCGGGAGCGGCCGCAGCCGCAGAGCAGCACCGTGGTGGCCTGCTGCAGGCGCAGCTCATGGGAGACGCGACCCGTGCCCAGATGGGCGCCATCGCAGAACCAGCCGTGGCGGCTGCGCCCACAACTGCACAGGTGGTGCACCCCCGCCGGCAGGTCCAGCCGCACCGGGCCGGCGTTCTGAGCGGGTGTGACCGCCATTCCAGGGGGCTCGGCAGACCCTTGCCTTGCCGGATCCGCTGCCATTGATCCGCTCCGCGGCCAGGAGTTCCAGTCTGGGATCCAGGCGACCGCCCGGCGAGCCGCCACTGCGGCAGAGATCGCCAGACCCGCGACGGGCCCCATCGATGGCCGCACCGCCCGCACCGCCCGCATCGCCCGCATCGCTGGCACGCTGCTGAGGCAGCGGGAACGGCATGGCGGCACGGAACACCGTGGAGGTCTGGCGGCGGCCGAGCTGGCGCCGGTGCGGCAGACAGCAGGAGCATGATGCGACCGCTCAGCGGGCCGATCGGCCGACCAGGGCCCCCGGCCCGGACGAGGGCCACAGCACGACACGGCGGCGGCGCTGCTGCGGGCTGACGGCCACGGCGGCCCTGACCCTGCTGCAGGCCAGCCTGAACCAGGCCGCCTGGGCGGCTCCCTGGAAGGACTGCTCCTTCAACGACCGTCCGATCCCCTGCCGCGACAGCCACATCGCGGACGGCAGCGTCCGCATCGTCTGGCAGGACGGCCCGGCGATGACCTACCGCCTCATCCGAGCGGGATTCCCCGTCGTGATTCTGCGCGATTCGCTCGGCGGCACCTGGGAGCGAAAAATCCTCCCCCAGGGCAACGCCGTGTTCGTCAATCGCGCCAACGGCAACCGGATCGTGGTGCCACTGCGCTGAGCCCATGGTGCTGGGCAGCACCATGATCCGGACGCTCAGGGATTGGCGAACAGGCTGGCGATCTGGTTGCGGCCGTTGGCCTTGGCCAGGGCCAGGGCCTGATCGGCGCGACGCAGCAGGTCCTCGATGTCCCGGTCTCCCGAGGCGAGGCTGGTGAGGCCGCCACTGATGTGCAGCTGAAAGTCGGAGTGGCTGTGAGCGCCGGGCAGGGCGGTGACGGCCTGGCGCAGCGCCTCGGCCAGCTCCAGCGCGCCATGGCCCTCCAGGCCCACCAGCAGCAGGGCGAACTCGCCATCGCCGAGGCGGGCGACATAGTCCTGCTCGCGCATCACCCCCCGCAGCAGAGCCACCACACCCTGCAGCAGCTGGTCGCCGGCGTGGTGGCCCCAGCGGTTGTTCACCGACCGCAGGTTGTCGATGTCGACGCAGAGCAGCGACAGGGGCAGCTGCTCGCGGCGGGCACGGCTGATCTCGTGGCCACCGATGGTGAGGAAGGTGCGGCGGGTGGGAAGGCCGGTGACCGGACAGAGGCGGGCCTGGCGGCGCAGCTCGATCTCATGCATCACCATCTCGGCCAGGAGGGCCAGCTGGCGCTCCTGCTGTGCCGTGATCTGCCGCGGCTTGCGATCGATCACGCAGAGGGTGCCGAGATTGTGACCCTCGGGGCTGTGAAGCGGCGCACCCGCGTAGAAGCGGATGTGGGGAGCGGCGGTGACGAGCGGATTGCTGCGGAAGCGGGGATCGGCAGTGGCATCCGGAACCACCATCACGCCATCGGTGGCGATGGCATGGGCACAGAAGGCCTGATCGCGGGGCGTTTCACTCGCCTCCAGTCCGAGATTGCAGAGAAACCACTGGCGGTCCTGCTCCACCAGCGAGATCGCCGTGATCGGCACCGCGAAGATCAGGCTGGCCAGCTCAACGATGCGCTCGAAATGCTCATCGCTGGGGCTGTCGATGACGCCGTAGCGCTCCAGCTCCCGCAGACGCTGCAGCTCGTCGGCGGGGATCGGATAGCGCAGGGAGGAGTCCATGGCGTATCACCTGGAGATTCCAATCCTAGGGAGGGGGTCCGGCAGCGGAGAGGCCGGGCTGTGCGGGAACCCCCAGGCAGGCGCGGCAAGGCAGTGCCGTCTCCCTCCCACCGGTGGCCGCCACCGTTGCTGGGCAAGGCGGTCCGTGGGAACAGCCCCGGGACTGCTCCACAGTGGCGGCTGCGGGTGGGCCCCCCGCCACCCTGCTCCGGGGTTGGGCAGAACGGGGCCGGGCCAGGGGGAGTCCGCTCGTCCTCCGCGGGCTCGATGCGTCAAGCCATTCCGCAGTCCTGATGGAGGAGAGGCGGTCCGCGTCCCAAGGCCATGAACCTCGGCCGCCTCAAGAACCTGCAGCCCACCGAGCCGTAGCACCGCTACCTGGGGACTCCTGAAAAAGATTCTCGGCCCATCGGCGCCGAATTCGTCCGTTTGCTTCGCGTTAATCAGGCCGGCAAGCGCCGTGACATCAAGTGGGCCAGATCTCAAAAGTCTGGCTTGCAGATGACCGCAGGAGCTCTGATCGCTGACCAGGCCATAAGAAAGCTGTAGATCCACCCAAAAAGAAGGGCAAAAAAGAGGCGCAGCAGCCTCAAGACCTTTTCCGCGCACATCACGACAAAGGCCATCGAGATGGAGGATTCGGCACCAGCTGGTAGACGAACCATGATCAGATCCAGGGAATACTTGCGCTTTCCATATCCAAAGACGCCTTCCACTTCATTGCGTCGAGCTTGATCAGATCGGAGCTGCTGCTTGTGTGCAGTGGTGACATCAGGATCCTTGGGCGGGCGGCCCAATCGCTTGCCGGAGAGGCGAATACCGTTCCTCATGCAGAAATGCCTATTCTTGGCCGTGATATAAATCCGGTCGGCGCAGATGCGCTCTGGGTAAGATCCTGTATCCAGCTTGTATTTTTCCGCCTGAGCGATCAGGTCTTCTCCTTCGTTGTAGGGGTTCCAGCTGATGCGGTGCAAGAACGGAAAGCCGTTTTGAACCGAAACACTGATTTTGGCACCAAACTCCACCGCAGCACGTGCTTTGCCTCGCACCATTGGGCGGATATGGGTCTGCACAAGATTCACCAGGCGGTCTGGAATGCTGTTGGTCTGAGAGGCGAGCAGAAGGCCCTGCTGCCGCTCCAACTCGCTGCAGGCCAACAACTTCTGCCACCAATGCCTCTTGAGCTCAGAAAGCGTTGCCCCACAGCCGATCAGAGCATCAATGGCTTTGAGATTCTGCCGCACATATCCAAGCTGATGTTTAATGGCAGCCTTCACTTTTCGGCGGCGTGGCCGTTTTTGCTTCGCCACTCTCAGGAAATGAGCACGAGCAAGGCCACGGTCGTAGCGAGGTCGATGTCTCCTGAATCCCGATGACTGACTGCACAGATCATCAATGACTCGCTCGGTCGTTGTGCGAGCCTCGCTGAGGAGCCTGAGGTCTCTGGGATAGGTAATGTCGGCAGGAGTGCAACTAGCATCAATCGTGAGAGTGCCCCAATTCTTTCCTTCTGGCCAGTCAGCAGGCTTGATCAACGCATCAAGTTCCAGCTGAGCGCCTCCTCCTCTGGAATCAGGATCATCATGGTCGTCATCGTCTGCTACCTGAGCAAGTGCTTCCAGAAGGATCTCTTTGCCGCGCTGCACCACCAGCTCATTGATACGGCGCAGATCCTCGTCAGAAAAGCGTTTGCGAAAATGCACCATCATCGAGGCATCAAACGGTGCCTTGGCTGTGTAACCCGCAAAGCCGAGAAAGAACTGCATATAGGCGTTCTCTCTGATCTGATGGACAGTCTCTTCGTCGGTTAACCCCAACTTCTGTTTGATGTAGAGAGCACCAAAGGCCATCCGCACTGATTTGGCTGGAGCGCCAATTGTGGCGTTGAATTGAGGGGCATAGGCTTGTTCCAGCTCATCCCATGGCATCAGCCCCTCCAGTTGAACCCAGCGATTCTCGGGATCAAGTGTGCCGCCAAATGGCAGGTGGAACTCCTTGATTGAGATCTGACCGTTATTGTGCCTCCGGTACATCTGGAGTGATCAGGAGTAAAGGCAATCACGGATTGCCTGGTTCACGGCCATTTTAGCGGCTTCTCATGCTTGAGACCAGCCGCGGCGCAATGGATCTGGATTTTTCAGGAGTCCCTACCTGTGGGCCAGACCTGGCGACATGATCCACGTCGACACAAAGGACTGGTACGGGTTACGAGAAAGCCCATGTCGCCAGCGACGACGCCATCCACCTGGCCTGGGTGGAGGTGCTGGCGGACGAGAAGCAAGCCACCACCGCCGGGTTCCTTCTGCGTGCTGTGGCCTTGTTCAACAGCCCGGGAATCACCTGGCCCGTTCACCCACATTTTACCGTCAGAAACTGGCCAGATCCATTGCATTGCAGTGTATCTGCCCTTATTCAGGAAGCACCAATTACTCGCGACAACCAGACCCAGGGGATTGGTGTGTCTGAATACCTTGATTCAGCCTCAGAACCAGCCCAGAGTGGCTGAAAAGGAGACCAAAACCCTCAGAAAGTGGTCTCAAAGGCAATTCACGGCCAAAGGTACTCTTTCCAGCTGGCTGCTGCCGCTCAAACTCTCTTTGTCCAGAGATTCCCTAGCAACTATTGAAAAGACGACATGCCTTTCGCCATTCGATTGTCTCCTGCAAACCATTAGAGAATGCAACACAGGGCCTCCATCCGAGCAACTTCGCAGCCAAGCTGTTATCGGCAACGCGGTTCAAAGGGCCCGTAGGCTGGTGCGGTAATAACTTGATCACTGGATCATGCCCAAAGTATCCAAGGGTTTCCCTCGCAACATCAATAACCCTAATGCGTTCCATCGTACCTAGGTTAATTGCATGTGCATCGCTAATGCGTTCAGCCGCCAAAAGAGTACCTGACACAATGTCGTCCACATGGGTCCAGTTTCGCACCTGCTCACCATTCCCCCAAACAATAAATGGATCTTCTCGACGAAGCGCTCTGCCAATCATTGCCATAATGGCATGACTCTCTCCACATCGCGGACCATAGACGGTAAAATAACGACAAGCCACCGATCTCATGCCATACTTTTTGTAGTAGGCAGCCAGCGTCATTTCACCTATCAGCTTAGCCCAGCCGTAAAGATTATCCGCTTGGAAAGGAGAGCCGACCATTGATTCATTTAAGGAAGCTCTGATCAAGACCGGGAATTGAGCGCAAGCGTGTCTCATTCTCGTCAATGAGACACAAGTGGGGTATTTTGTCCTTGGCTACTCGCCAGGTGCTCCAATCCAGGGCCTGACTGGCTTATTTCTCGTGAGTTCCCCGATCATTTTTGGCTGCTCACCCTCAAGATGGCACACTTATTCTGTCATTTACGCTGTAGAAGGACAACGTTCGCGCACCATCCAGAGATTGGCGAGGGCAAACAGCATCGTCAGCTTGAGGTTGTTCTTGCGGATGCCTCGGTAGAAGACCTTCCGAAATCCAAACTGGCACTTGATGATCCGAAATGGATGCTCCACCTTTGCCCTGACATGTGCTTTCGCCGCCTCCATCAGATCCAGCAGTCTTCCCTCTGGGGTGTCCGGTAGAACTCGGCGCTGTCCGGGCTTCATGGCGATGCGCATCTCTGCTTCGCAGTCCTTGAACGCCTCACGCTTTTCGATGCCGATGTGGCCAGAGTCGCCGTAGATCACGCGTTCCTCGCCATGGACGCGATCGGGTGCCGTGTTCAGCTCATGGACGTTGGCAGCCGTGCTCACCACGGAATGGACCAGACCCGAGGCTGCATCCACACCGATGTGGCACCGCATCCCAAAGAACCACTGGTTGCCTTTGGCCACCGAGTGCATTTCAGGATCCCGCTCGCCCGTCTTGTTCTTGGTTGAACTGGGAGCGTTGATGATTGTGGCATCGAGGATCGTACCCTCCTTAAGCATCACGCCCTTCTCCCGCAGGCTCTGGTTCACCGTCTCCAGGATCTGCTCTGCTATCCGATTCTCTTCCAGGAGGTGGCGGAAGTTCAGGATCGTCGTCTCGTCAGGGATCCGGTCCTCAACCATGTCGATCCCAGCAAAGCGGCGGAAGCAGGGGGTATCGATCAGCATCTCCTCCATCAAGGGATCGGAAAGCGTGAACCACTGCTGCAGCAGGTGGATGCGCAGCATCACCTCCAGCGGAAACGGTGGGCGCCCGCCCTTGGCAGAAGGCCTGTGGTACACAGGCGAAATCAAGGCCAGGAAAGGATCCCAGGGCACTGTGGCTTCCATCTCATCGAGGAAGCGCTGCCGGCGCGTTTTGGAAGCTCTGATCAAGACCGGGAATTGAGCGCAAGCGTGTCTCATTCTCGCCAATGAGACACAAGTGGGGTATTTTGTCCTTGGCTACTCGCCAGGTACTCCAATCCAGGGCCTGACTGGCTTATTTCTCGTGAGTTCCCCGATCATTTTTGGCTGCTCACCCTCAAGATGGCACACTTATTCTGTCATTTACGCTGTAGAAGGACAACGTTCGCGCACCATCCAGAGATTGGCGAGGGCAAACAGCATCGTCAGCTTGAGGTTGTTCTTGCGGATGCCTCGGTAGAAGACCTTCCGAAATCCAAACTGGCACTTGATGATCCGAAATGGATGCTCCACCTTTGCCCTGACATGTGCTTTCGCCGCCTCCATCAGATCCAGCAGTCTTCCCTCTGGGGTGTCCGGTAGAACTCGGCGCTGTCCGGGCTTCATGGCGATGCGCATCTCTGCTTCGCAGTCCTTGAACGCCTCACGCTTTTCGATGCCGATGTGGCCAGAGTCGCCGTAGATCACGCGTTCCTCGCCATGGACGCGATCGGGTGCCGTGTTCAGCTCATGGACGTTGGCAGCCGTGCTCACCACGGAATGGACCAGACCCGAGGCTGCATCCACACCGATGTGGCACCGCATCCCAAAGAACCACTGGTTGCCTTTGGCCACCGAGTGCATTTCAGGATCCCGCTCGCCCGTCTTGTTCTTGGTTGAACTGGGAGCGTTGATGATTGTGGCATCGAGGATCGTACCCTCCTTAAGCATCACGCCCTTCTCCCGCAGGCTCTGGTTCACCGTCTCCAGGATCTGCTCTGCTATCCGATTCTCGTAAGCGTTCAGGGGTCGGGACACCCCAGTGCGTCAGTCAATCTCCGATCTCTCCTCTGAGAGGGGCCATCTGTTCCTTCCACGTGTGATCGCTGCCTCAGCGATCCGGCACCAGCGATGGCATCACGCCGCCGAGGCGATGGGCAATCCAGGCCTGCTCCAGGAATTGCCAGACATCGCGGCCCTGCTGCCGCAGGGTGGCGGTGACGGTGAGCAACCGGCTGCGGCAGATGGCGCCGCCGGAGGACTGGACGCCATGGCTGATCTTGCGGTGAATCACCGATTGCCGCAGTGCCCGCTCGGCAGCGTTGTTGGTGGGCTCGATCCCTGGCGTTTGCAGAAAAGTCCAGAGCGCCTGCTTGCGCTGCAGCAACTGGCGACAGGTTCGCACCGTCTGGGCCCAGGGCGTTTGCTCGCCCCGCTCACAGCCCAGATCCACCACCCGCTGCAGCGTGGCCTCGAACGCCAAGCGGAGGGGGTGGCATCGATGCAGGAGCTGGGGCCGGTCGATCGCTCCGCTCTTCCACTGGTGCCAGTGAGCGAACAGATGCTGCTGCAGAGCCAGCATCTGGGCTCCGATCTCCCTGCTGGCGCCCTGGCGTTCAGCGATGGCCGCCAGATCCCGGATCAGGTGGGCCCAGCACAGCTGCCGCTGCTCCACGGGCAGGTGGTTGTAGGCCGAGAAGCGATCACTCACCACGATCCCTGCAAAGGTATGGCCCAGAAGCTCCATTGCCGCTGCACTTGAGCGGCTCAGGCCCTGCAGGAACACCGTAACCAGTGGTGTGACCATGACCCACTGCCAGCCGCGCCTGCCAGCAGGATTACAACCGTCGGCGTTGCCGGTGGGGGCGCCGGTTTCATCCACGTAGGCCACCGGCTGCTGCCGGGCCACCTCCAGGGCTTCCTCCACCGCCTGCTGCAGGGCTGCGCTCAGACGTGCCCGGATGGTGGCGATAGCGCCGCGGCTGATTTCCACACCCAGCAGCTGATCCAGCAGCGCCTGGGTTCGGCCGAAACTCAGGGGAAAGGCGCTGCCCAGCAGTCCCACCAGGCCGCTCAGGCGTGGGCCGTAGCGGCTGGGCTCCACATCCGCCGGCAGCTCGGCGCAGGTGCTGGTGGAGCAGCAGGGGCAGACCAGACGGTGCAGACGGTGTTCGATCACCACCGGGCTGATCGGTGGAATCTCGATCACCTGATGGCGCAGCGGCTCCGCATCCTCCCCCTGTAGCAGGGTGCCGCAGCGGCGGCAGGCGTCCGGGTGGTGCTCGAGCACCTCATCCACACGCGCGATCGGCAGCAGCTCCGGCCCTG
It contains:
- a CDS encoding IS5 family transposase, which codes for MSRPLNAYENRIAEQILETVNQSLREKGVMLKEGTILDATIINAPSSTKNKTGERDPEMHSVAKGNQWFFGMRCHIGVDAASGLVHSVVSTAANVHELNTAPDRVHGEERVIYGDSGHIGIEKREAFKDCEAEMRIAMKPGQRRVLPDTPEGRLLDLMEAAKAHVRAKVEHPFRIIKCQFGFRKVFYRGIRKNNLKLTMLFALANLWMVRERCPSTA
- a CDS encoding IS5 family transposase, producing MYRRHNNGQISIKEFHLPFGGTLDPENRWVQLEGLMPWDELEQAYAPQFNATIGAPAKSVRMAFGALYIKQKLGLTDEETVHQIRENAYMQFFLGFAGYTAKAPFDASMMVHFRKRFSDEDLRRINELVVQRGKEILLEALAQVADDDDHDDPDSRGGGAQLELDALIKPADWPEGKNWGTLTIDASCTPADITYPRDLRLLSEARTTTERVIDDLCSQSSGFRRHRPRYDRGLARAHFLRVAKQKRPRRRKVKAAIKHQLGYVRQNLKAIDALIGCGATLSELKRHWWQKLLACSELERQQGLLLASQTNSIPDRLVNLVQTHIRPMVRGKARAAVEFGAKISVSVQNGFPFLHRISWNPYNEGEDLIAQAEKYKLDTGSYPERICADRIYITAKNRHFCMRNGIRLSGKRLGRPPKDPDVTTAHKQQLRSDQARRNEVEGVFGYGKRKYSLDLIMVRLPAGAESSISMAFVVMCAEKVLRLLRLFFALLFGWIYSFLMAWSAIRAPAVICKPDF
- a CDS encoding CDGSH iron-sulfur domain-containing protein yields the protein MAVTPAQNAGPVRLDLPAGVHHLCSCGRSRHGWFCDGAHLGTGRVSHELRLQQATTVLLCGCGRSRAYPLCDGHHARPKQRRWWWPWD
- a CDS encoding J domain-containing protein is translated as MGFDPRRWRPSSGSRPLTTNVEALLAENEALRREVRSLRLQLEAFLQGAPDPSGPWEPMGAPPREDPAASAEAGGAWSSSARSRASRPSWSSSEPPRSRVTVGSSHGLSPDLVERWGRSLARHPRWQALRIGPPGGLRGLEEELRRHWWNPALSLEQELDRRCPGLGHELFEALRGPHSRGRWAVRAAFALYGPRAPEWLSEEPLRVVDELLRRVQQLEQRAGTGARQGGTRTASGGEGPEPRGQSGDRRSEGAGSHQSDATGRRAGGSSGGGARQQGTRQQGARQQGDGQRPPHGAGQRAQPGDGQRAPHDGGGHHQGQQRTGTHPPGSRRAASADPRAEALALLGLEAGATAAAIKRAYRRLAKAHHPDLGGDAEAFRRLDAAYRLLR
- a CDS encoding PAS domain-containing protein; this encodes MFDLFCGPAPDRGEVAADETLPGDRLSDHEQLRLLREALSLNQEAFALSDLDQGRTFLDCSLAAHQRLGYSREEYLALGPVGLQADPEHDETWIAAHLEQMRRQPSGSFHTRHRRRDGRAIEVLVEYRVLHHRGRRLVLAVHRDRSELLQSLRRAERLHELLLDAEQLTRVGSWELIHATGELVWSAGTFRIFEATPGAFIPSYERFLAAVHPEDREMVDRAYHMSLQTRQPYQVKHRLLLADGREKVVQERGTTSFDASGAPLRSIGTVQDITQLIEYERKLERAAYIDPLTKLPNRQAALRYLQEVLQEGPQQGLEAPTSAA
- a CDS encoding sensor domain-containing diguanylate cyclase; this translates as MDSSLRYPIPADELQRLRELERYGVIDSPSDEHFERIVELASLIFAVPITAISLVEQDRQWFLCNLGLEASETPRDQAFCAHAIATDGVMVVPDATADPRFRSNPLVTAAPHIRFYAGAPLHSPEGHNLGTLCVIDRKPRQITAQQERQLALLAEMVMHEIELRRQARLCPVTGLPTRRTFLTIGGHEISRARREQLPLSLLCVDIDNLRSVNNRWGHHAGDQLLQGVVALLRGVMREQDYVARLGDGEFALLLVGLEGHGALELAEALRQAVTALPGAHSHSDFQLHISGGLTSLASGDRDIEDLLRRADQALALAKANGRNQIASLFANP
- a CDS encoding IS5 family transposase is translated as MIRASKTRRQRFLDEMEATVPWDPFLALISPVYHRPSAKGGRPPFPLEVMLRIHLLQQWFTLSDPLMEEMLIDTPCFRRFAGIDMVEDRIPDETTILNFRHLLEENRIAEQILETVNQSLREKGVMLKEGTILDATIINAPSSTKNKTGERDPEMHSVAKGNQWFFGMRCHIGVDAASGLVHSVVSTAANVHELNTAPDRVHGEERVIYGDSGHIGIEKREAFKDCEAEMRIAMKPGQRRVLPDTPEGRLLDLMEAAKAHVRAKVEHPFRIIKCQFGFRKVFYRGIRKNNLKLTMLFALANLWMVRERCPSTA
- a CDS encoding IS66 family transposase codes for the protein MTTPPAGISEADWASTPVGVRAGFLEVLAQLQRQQQENDQLRAQLTDLATELASLRERIGRNSRNSSKPPSSDGTGFKPPTRCKGTGRKRGGQQGHPGAGPELLPIARVDEVLEHHPDACRRCGTLLQGEDAEPLRHQVIEIPPISPVVIEHRLHRLVCPCCSTSTCAELPADVEPSRYGPRLSGLVGLLGSAFPLSFGRTQALLDQLLGVEISRGAIATIRARLSAALQQAVEEALEVARQQPVAYVDETGAPTGNADGCNPAGRRGWQWVMVTPLVTVFLQGLSRSSAAAMELLGHTFAGIVVSDRFSAYNHLPVEQRQLCWAHLIRDLAAIAERQGASREIGAQMLALQQHLFAHWHQWKSGAIDRPQLLHRCHPLRLAFEATLQRVVDLGCERGEQTPWAQTVRTCRQLLQRKQALWTFLQTPGIEPTNNAAERALRQSVIHRKISHGVQSSGGAICRSRLLTVTATLRQQGRDVWQFLEQAWIAHRLGGVMPSLVPDR
- a CDS encoding NAD(P)-dependent oxidoreductase; the encoded protein is MVGSPFQADNLYGWAKLIGEMTLAAYYKKYGMRSVACRYFTVYGPRCGESHAIMAMIGRALRREDPFIVWGNGEQVRNWTHVDDIVSGTLLAAERISDAHAINLGTMERIRVIDVARETLGYFGHDPVIKLLPHQPTGPLNRVADNSLAAKLLGWRPCVAFSNGLQETIEWRKACRLFNSC
- a CDS encoding shikimate dehydrogenase, whose product is MIPPQKQMTGMLGHPVAENPIDRMFDAVYAHHGLPWQFWKNDIASEQDLALAVQALRPLGYKGMAITVPWKVAVIPLLDAVDDDVRAIGAANYMTIEDGRLIGHNNDGKGVVKAIAKVAPLQGQRVVMLGAGGAGRAMAVELAWAGASHLTLITRREEQGREVAETVTRASGVPAEWLPWQGEVAVPAGTTLLMNATHLGCAPELEPVPMLWNTVDPGCVVVDVITNPRITPFLATARERGCPIVDGVEMLVQLAMQIFEQWTGVTPEEGVFQRAVAEALGEPGRGAA